In Candidatus Brocadia sp., the following proteins share a genomic window:
- a CDS encoding acyltransferase domain-containing protein — MSLLHHWDTEVFILQGESRHDLTKAAGRLCRFISNNPALELKDLAFTLNCPLQESGCRLAIVANSLQDLEKKLDHSLKQLANPRCNRIKDKSGIFFFEEPLSREGTLAFLFPGEGSQYVNMLADLYHHFQDVRDCFDRIDRAFLNNKRDILPSQIVFPLPHAHSSGINSSEQILWQMDFAVAAVFIVNQALFTILDHLEIRPDAMVGHSSGEFVALMASGAVNIQSEEQVIQLALDLLRIHESLGKQIPEARLLAVGAANPSVVNSVVAESGGLLHMAMDNCPHQVVLCGSEATIASVTNRLQSQGAICNLLPFHRAYHTPSFKPVCDQFFPFFQTLKIVSPRIPVYSCATAQSHQDDPEEIRRLAVEQWCRPVRFHETINAMYADGVRIFVEVGPRGNLTSFVDDILQNRRYIAVPSNVSQRSGITQINYMIGLLATHGVRMRLDYLYAHRVPKRLSLFETQSPYKRDTPDQASLPLPVTNNKPSVQTTQKNDLQSQHGTRSKAMLDYLQTMERFLTAQQEIMSAFLARQDKTPDDTMISVPWPQLVSHLPPSLGFQCCRVSETGDERLLHPLIPGILSHRELEVWLRLSGPEKRRKEWLLGRLAAKDAVRLFLKDQYQLKANPADIEITTDRHGRPLAGGELIGRLDCRLTISITHSERSAAAVAGKRGNHLGVGVDMEPVGQNHEGLERIALSSKEQTLLSAVPVSKREQWLLRLWCAKEAVAKALGRGMTGNPLNLFVQKIDAESGEVSLALSGELARQLNDYKDMSFTAYTRHDGDFIFAISIV; from the coding sequence ATGAGTCTTCTTCACCACTGGGATACAGAGGTCTTTATCCTTCAGGGAGAGTCCCGTCATGATCTGACGAAAGCGGCCGGCCGGCTCTGCCGGTTTATTTCAAATAATCCCGCACTTGAACTTAAGGATCTGGCTTTCACTCTGAACTGCCCTTTGCAGGAATCCGGATGTCGCCTTGCGATCGTTGCAAATTCCCTGCAGGATTTAGAAAAAAAACTTGACCATAGCCTTAAACAATTGGCGAATCCCCGCTGCAACAGAATTAAGGACAAAAGCGGAATATTTTTTTTTGAAGAACCTTTAAGCCGGGAGGGCACCCTTGCCTTTCTTTTCCCGGGGGAGGGATCGCAATATGTCAATATGCTAGCCGATCTATACCATCATTTTCAGGATGTTAGAGATTGCTTCGACCGAATCGACCGGGCATTTCTTAACAACAAGAGGGATATTCTGCCCAGTCAGATAGTATTTCCCTTACCCCATGCTCACTCCTCGGGGATTAATTCCTCTGAGCAAATTCTCTGGCAAATGGACTTTGCTGTGGCAGCGGTTTTTATTGTTAACCAGGCACTGTTTACCATACTTGATCATTTGGAAATCCGACCCGATGCAATGGTTGGTCACAGCAGCGGAGAGTTCGTAGCACTGATGGCTTCAGGCGCAGTGAATATCCAAAGTGAGGAACAGGTTATTCAACTCGCCCTTGATTTATTACGCATACATGAATCCTTAGGAAAACAAATCCCCGAAGCAAGACTCCTGGCAGTAGGTGCTGCAAATCCCTCTGTGGTGAATTCAGTGGTAGCTGAAAGTGGAGGGTTGCTCCATATGGCTATGGATAATTGCCCGCATCAGGTAGTTCTCTGCGGTTCCGAAGCAACAATAGCCAGCGTAACGAATCGGCTACAATCTCAGGGGGCCATATGTAACCTGTTACCGTTTCATCGCGCCTATCATACCCCTTCATTCAAGCCAGTCTGTGACCAGTTTTTTCCTTTCTTCCAGACACTCAAAATTGTCTCCCCCCGCATCCCTGTTTACTCCTGTGCGACAGCACAATCGCATCAGGATGATCCGGAGGAAATTCGGCGGCTTGCAGTTGAACAGTGGTGCCGGCCGGTACGTTTTCATGAGACAATAAATGCAATGTACGCTGACGGGGTACGAATATTTGTCGAGGTAGGCCCCAGGGGAAATCTGACCAGTTTTGTTGATGATATCCTGCAAAATCGTCGCTACATAGCTGTACCGTCGAATGTCTCACAGCGTTCAGGTATAACACAGATCAATTATATGATTGGTTTGCTGGCTACTCATGGTGTCCGTATGCGTCTTGATTATCTCTACGCACACCGTGTACCAAAAAGATTATCGCTTTTTGAAACGCAATCCCCATACAAGAGAGATACACCGGATCAAGCATCTCTGCCTTTACCCGTAACAAACAACAAACCTTCTGTTCAAACAACGCAGAAGAATGACCTTCAATCACAGCATGGTACCCGATCCAAGGCCATGCTGGATTACCTGCAAACAATGGAACGGTTCCTGACCGCACAGCAGGAAATCATGAGTGCATTCCTGGCCAGACAAGACAAGACCCCAGATGATACCATGATCAGCGTCCCATGGCCTCAGCTCGTCTCCCATTTACCACCCTCATTGGGGTTCCAGTGCTGCCGTGTCTCTGAAACAGGAGATGAGAGACTGCTTCACCCATTGATTCCCGGCATTCTCAGCCACCGGGAACTGGAGGTTTGGCTTCGTCTTTCTGGGCCGGAAAAACGCCGTAAGGAATGGCTGCTTGGCAGACTGGCTGCAAAGGATGCAGTGCGTCTCTTCCTGAAAGATCAGTACCAGCTGAAAGCAAATCCGGCAGACATAGAAATTACCACGGACAGGCATGGACGGCCCCTTGCTGGCGGGGAACTCATCGGGAGGTTAGACTGCCGTTTAACCATTTCCATTACCCATTCGGAAAGAAGCGCAGCAGCCGTAGCCGGTAAGCGTGGTAACCATCTGGGTGTAGGTGTTGATATGGAGCCAGTTGGCCAGAATCACGAGGGGCTGGAAAGAATAGCCTTATCATCGAAGGAACAGACGCTCCTTTCTGCAGTTCCTGTATCAAAAAGAGAACAATGGCTTTTAAGGCTTTGGTGCGCCAAGGAAGCGGTAGCGAAAGCCCTTGGCCGGGGAATGACAGGAAATCCCCTCAATCTGTTCGTTCAGAAGATTGATGCAGAATCAGGTGAAGTATCATTGGCGCTTTCCGGAGAATTAGCGAGGCAATTGAACGATTACAAGGATATGAGTTTTACTGCCTATACACGGCATGATGGCGATTTCATTTTTGCGATTTCAATTGTGTAA
- a CDS encoding SDR family NAD(P)-dependent oxidoreductase: protein MQTFRLIALTPPCLPDSSIAIAASRAGEIGIIDLEYTNNDQEALNTISKLTRYAKKGCGIKLYSGDDPFVTSIISKLPGQVDIAILTSDNPELLNKQVQLLKLKNITVLLEVTSLDQARLGNAVGVNGFIAKGNEAGGWVGEETSFILLQQLLKNMSLPVWVQGGIGPHTAAACYAAGAAGVVLDIQLALTRESPLPETVKTVIAHMDGSETICMGNETGGVCRVYSRSGLPVLQDLSGIVNILATDTRPGSEVLAVLRPEIKKRAGWGDPGQHIWLLGQDAAFAVSLAQRFHTVGGVLDGFRQTIAAHIRTAKTLRPLDEGSPLARSHGTRHPIVQGPMARISDTPAFAARVAEEGALPFLAISMLDAQEIKDMLKETKRLLGNKPWGVGILGFISPDLLQRQLDVIRTYKPPFAIIAGGRPDQSHALEKEGIHAYLHVPSPGLLRMFIENGVRRFIFEGRECGGHVGPRSSFVLWNPMIDILIESLHEKDMANCHVLFAGGIHDSLSASMVATMAAPLAERGGKIGVLLGTAYLFTEEAVATGAIVKSFQEEAIRCTKTTLMESGPGHATRCVDTPYTKIFAQEKLRLSAEGASVEKIRNTLEELNLGRLRAASKGVIRNQRSGQDGGVSKYIMLSAEEQHNQGMYMIGQLAALRDRTCTVKEIHHEVSVKSSERLAELAEFQPPRALTHRKAKPSDVAIIGMACILPKAGSLTTYWENILNKVDAITEVPKDRWDWQLYFDPDRNVRDKVYSKWGGFIDPVPFNPTKYGMPPNTLSSIEPLQLLTLEVVQKAIEDAGYANRPFHRERTSVILGSSGGLSDLGQQYSFRSNLPMFMKNIPPEALSKLPEWTEDSFAGILLNVTAGRVANRFDFGGVNYTVDAACASSLAAVYLALRELENETSDMVIVGGTDTLQNPFSYLCFSKTQALSPRGRCRTFDEGADGIVISEGIAILVLKRLSDAERDGDRIYAVIKAVSGSSDGRDKGLTAPRPEGQALALRRAYEKAGFSPATVGLIEAHGTGTVAGDRAEIETLKGIFEAAGAARQSCAIGSVKSMIGHTKSTAGVASLIKVALSLYHKVLPPTLGVERPNQILTGSPFYVNTAARPWISGITDQPRRAGVSAFGFGGTNFHAAIEEYTGNFLPSSHDSVSHCWPGELFLLTGHSRKELIEAIDKLNHALLHSARPALHDLAYTLWKHSKKDHCELKLAIIASSLDDLQQKLTSAGENLKNPGCGQIQDPKGIYFTEEPIGRDSKVAFLFPGQGSQYPDMLLDLAILFPEVRKRFELADHTLADRFPRPFSTFIFPPPCFNQEEEQTCQRDLTKTNIAQPALGAADMGLFHLLQTFGIKPNMVAGHSYGEYVALCTAGVFSEEVLYTLSEARGRFITEMAGQDLGTMVAVDAEHGKVKEIISSVEGVWVANLNAPKQTIISGTRPGIEEAVKRLEAQGIRTRSIPVSCAFHSPLMAPARDRLAEFLSTIEVATPKLDVFSNTTSEPYPQRPEDITSLLSKHLVQPVEFAGEIWAMYRAGARIFIEVGPRNVLTGLTHQILDGQSYLAVALNVPGRSGIIQLLHALGQLVVHGVHLQLDRLYQGREVRQLKLDALVEDTREQPLPLTTLLVDGSRVRPLREKTQARHGQTAGTYSNTSVQSIPPGNSEIPTSNGEDRNVILQFQKLMNRFLEVQQQVMLAYLRSSYGGQIPESEISALFKLMDNMSPQARTSPPSQSVEHSSLLPEKPEPIPGQEQKPSFDREQLTTQLLQIVSERTGYPPEMLGLDLNIEADLGIDSIKRVEILGALQHAYLSNYGETQMAMEELTKIKTLHGIIDYISSAFQSQPGDQSDKPTPDQQAAVAARLSFVQEQKPSFDREQLTTQLLQIVSERTGYPQEMLGLDLNIEADLGIDSIKRVEILGALQRAYLSNYGETQMAMEELTKIKTLRSIIDAINNAFQSPPDLKTDTATLQRQEVAHTQTSSEASTDTAEVYRCLLTTANAPLRNLPLKLTPDSVFIITDDEQGIASILSDKLRNLGGVVILVRMGNKTAEAETNLYTTDLTDPTGVADLVAIVRKKHGTITGIIHLLPLKKGMSFEEMDMKGWRNCLSLEAKSLFYLARAAGTDLKRAAEAGGSWLIATTGMGCAFNNNTKEFVPFSPGQGGIAGLIKTLTLEWPRVCCKVIHLGKEKQNPAIADNLLCEMTGNSKQAEVVYRDSHRFILKPRKVLLDQNVPDNLTIDSKCVILITGGARGITAEVACELAKRYRPTLILVGRAPLPVSHESSETAELISPQELRSALINRMNQQGQLVTPAQVEASYSHLIQEREMRNNLSVMQQAGATVRYYQADVADEHIFSNLIDEVYRSYGRLDGVIHGAGVIEDKLLEDKTPDSFDRVFHTKADSAFILSRKLRPDSLKFLVFFSSVVGCFGNRGQSDYAAANEVLNKLAAYLDNRWPARVVAINWGPWDKTGMVSAETKRQFAERGVQLVSPRTGRRLFDEELRLGRKGETEVVIGNGPWSDFEVEQMTSPPDTLPLLNGAPLRLESDGTVEFVRALDPAFDLYLQDHRLDGKPVLPMTMAMELMAEVAQKGWPEWEIAGIQSLALIRGIVMGNGTRDIRIVAQPQSHSSHENLTREIKMEIYELNKPGHPCYRAIVQLGKRLPSPPLYDSGVLCGLRPFPITVDDIYRRWLFHGPCFQGISTIEGINHQGICAFLLPSSPDQCLNQDTGSRWLIDPVLLDCSLQLAILWERFHYDMTPLPTGFKSYRRFGSPSDSPVRCSLEAYPRHGGHILSVNIYFLDTAGRMLAFMEGVEASCSKALNRLAGVAAPARGNNE, encoded by the coding sequence ATGCAAACATTTCGACTCATTGCATTGACCCCCCCCTGCCTGCCAGACTCATCCATCGCAATTGCCGCCAGCAGGGCCGGAGAAATTGGGATAATAGACCTTGAATACACGAACAACGATCAAGAAGCACTGAATACCATTTCAAAGCTGACCCGGTATGCCAAAAAGGGTTGTGGTATTAAACTCTACAGTGGAGATGACCCTTTTGTAACCAGTATAATATCCAAACTTCCCGGGCAGGTTGATATTGCCATTCTGACCAGTGATAATCCTGAATTACTCAATAAACAGGTACAACTCCTCAAGCTCAAAAATATTACTGTCCTCCTGGAAGTAACCTCCCTTGATCAGGCACGCCTTGGAAATGCTGTAGGAGTAAATGGGTTCATTGCCAAGGGAAACGAGGCCGGGGGGTGGGTTGGGGAAGAAACAAGTTTCATACTCCTTCAGCAATTATTGAAGAATATGTCATTGCCTGTCTGGGTCCAGGGAGGCATCGGACCGCACACGGCAGCGGCTTGCTATGCTGCGGGAGCCGCAGGTGTGGTTTTGGATATACAGCTTGCATTAACCCGCGAGTCCCCCCTCCCGGAAACAGTTAAAACTGTCATAGCTCATATGGACGGTAGCGAAACAATCTGCATGGGAAATGAGACAGGCGGGGTCTGCCGGGTTTACTCCCGTTCGGGACTACCCGTCCTCCAGGATTTATCCGGGATAGTAAATATCCTTGCTACAGACACTCGTCCCGGATCAGAAGTTCTTGCTGTTTTGCGCCCGGAGATCAAGAAACGAGCAGGGTGGGGTGATCCGGGGCAACACATCTGGCTTCTCGGTCAGGACGCAGCCTTCGCCGTATCACTTGCCCAACGATTCCATACCGTGGGAGGGGTATTGGATGGATTCCGACAGACAATTGCCGCGCATATCAGGACCGCAAAGACACTCCGTCCCCTTGACGAGGGATCTCCGCTGGCCCGCTCCCATGGCACGCGCCACCCGATTGTCCAGGGCCCAATGGCCAGGATTTCTGACACACCCGCATTCGCTGCCCGTGTGGCAGAAGAAGGGGCATTGCCTTTCCTTGCTATCTCCATGCTGGATGCACAGGAGATTAAGGATATGCTCAAAGAAACGAAAAGGCTGCTTGGTAACAAACCCTGGGGAGTAGGTATACTGGGATTCATATCACCGGACCTCCTTCAGAGACAATTGGATGTCATCAGAACGTACAAACCACCTTTTGCGATCATTGCCGGAGGAAGGCCTGACCAGTCCCATGCCCTCGAAAAGGAGGGTATTCATGCTTACCTGCATGTCCCATCACCCGGGTTACTCAGGATGTTCATTGAAAACGGGGTACGCCGTTTCATCTTTGAAGGGCGCGAGTGCGGCGGCCATGTGGGACCACGGTCAAGCTTTGTATTGTGGAATCCAATGATCGACATACTTATAGAGTCATTACACGAAAAAGATATGGCGAACTGCCACGTCCTCTTTGCGGGGGGTATTCATGATTCACTTTCCGCTTCCATGGTAGCAACTATGGCAGCCCCTTTGGCCGAACGAGGAGGAAAGATCGGTGTTCTCCTTGGTACAGCCTACCTATTTACTGAGGAAGCGGTGGCTACCGGAGCCATTGTCAAGTCCTTCCAGGAGGAGGCAATCCGGTGCACCAAAACCACTCTCATGGAGAGCGGACCGGGCCACGCCACCCGCTGCGTCGATACACCCTATACCAAGATATTCGCTCAGGAAAAGTTACGCCTGTCTGCTGAGGGGGCATCAGTTGAAAAAATCCGCAATACCCTCGAAGAACTCAATCTCGGCCGGTTGCGGGCCGCCTCTAAAGGTGTTATCCGTAATCAACGATCAGGACAGGATGGAGGGGTATCGAAATATATCATGTTAAGCGCGGAGGAACAGCATAATCAGGGCATGTATATGATCGGTCAGCTTGCAGCACTCCGCGATCGCACCTGCACGGTTAAAGAGATTCATCACGAGGTCTCGGTCAAAAGTTCTGAACGACTGGCAGAGTTGGCAGAGTTTCAGCCCCCCCGGGCTTTGACCCACCGAAAGGCAAAACCCAGCGACGTTGCGATTATCGGCATGGCATGCATATTACCAAAAGCGGGTAGCTTAACAACCTATTGGGAAAATATCCTGAATAAGGTTGATGCAATTACCGAAGTTCCAAAGGACCGATGGGATTGGCAACTCTACTTCGATCCCGATCGTAATGTCCGTGATAAGGTCTATTCCAAATGGGGCGGATTCATCGACCCTGTTCCGTTTAATCCGACCAAATATGGGATGCCACCCAATACCCTGTCCTCCATAGAACCGCTTCAATTACTTACGCTCGAAGTGGTTCAAAAAGCAATCGAAGACGCAGGATATGCAAATCGTCCGTTTCATCGGGAAAGGACATCGGTAATTCTCGGCTCAAGCGGTGGTCTCTCTGATCTGGGACAACAGTACTCTTTTCGCTCCAATTTACCCATGTTCATGAAAAACATCCCACCGGAAGCCCTGTCCAAACTTCCGGAATGGACAGAAGACTCCTTTGCAGGTATCCTCCTCAATGTAACTGCTGGCCGGGTAGCTAACCGTTTTGACTTTGGCGGAGTTAACTACACGGTAGATGCGGCATGTGCCTCCTCTCTGGCAGCAGTGTATTTGGCACTCAGGGAGCTTGAAAATGAAACCAGCGACATGGTGATTGTGGGCGGGACTGATACGCTGCAAAACCCCTTTTCTTATCTCTGCTTCAGCAAGACCCAGGCGCTCTCACCGCGCGGACGATGCCGGACCTTCGATGAAGGTGCCGATGGCATTGTAATCAGCGAAGGAATTGCCATCCTCGTCTTAAAGCGCTTATCCGACGCTGAACGGGACGGGGATCGAATCTATGCAGTGATCAAAGCCGTTTCGGGTTCCAGTGACGGGCGTGACAAGGGATTAACAGCCCCACGCCCTGAGGGGCAGGCATTAGCATTGAGGCGGGCATACGAAAAGGCCGGTTTTTCTCCGGCAACCGTCGGCCTGATCGAAGCACATGGCACAGGAACTGTAGCTGGTGACCGTGCGGAGATTGAAACACTCAAAGGAATATTTGAAGCCGCCGGTGCAGCCCGTCAGAGTTGCGCTATCGGGTCGGTCAAATCAATGATCGGACATACAAAATCTACGGCAGGAGTAGCCAGCCTGATTAAGGTTGCATTATCGCTCTATCACAAGGTACTCCCTCCAACCCTAGGGGTTGAACGGCCTAATCAGATTTTGACAGGAAGCCCTTTCTATGTAAATACCGCAGCACGTCCCTGGATCAGTGGAATTACAGATCAGCCACGCAGGGCTGGTGTCAGCGCCTTCGGCTTTGGAGGTACAAACTTCCATGCCGCAATTGAGGAGTATACCGGGAACTTTTTACCCTCATCCCATGATTCTGTTTCCCATTGTTGGCCGGGCGAACTCTTCCTTTTGACAGGGCATTCCCGCAAAGAACTGATCGAAGCCATAGACAAGTTAAATCATGCATTATTGCATAGCGCCAGGCCGGCATTGCACGATCTTGCCTATACTTTGTGGAAGCACTCCAAGAAAGATCACTGCGAACTTAAGCTCGCGATTATAGCCAGCTCACTGGATGATTTGCAGCAGAAATTAACCTCTGCCGGAGAAAATTTAAAGAATCCGGGATGTGGTCAAATCCAGGATCCAAAAGGAATCTATTTTACCGAAGAACCCATTGGCAGAGATAGCAAGGTTGCGTTCCTGTTTCCCGGCCAGGGCTCCCAGTACCCCGACATGCTTCTTGATCTGGCAATTCTGTTCCCTGAAGTGCGGAAGCGGTTTGAACTGGCTGACCATACTCTGGCCGACCGGTTCCCCCGTCCATTCAGCACCTTTATCTTTCCACCACCCTGCTTCAATCAGGAGGAAGAACAAACCTGTCAGCGGGATCTTACAAAGACCAACATCGCCCAGCCAGCCCTCGGTGCTGCAGATATGGGCTTATTCCACCTGCTGCAAACCTTTGGGATCAAGCCGAACATGGTCGCCGGGCACAGCTACGGTGAGTATGTTGCATTATGTACTGCCGGGGTTTTCAGTGAAGAGGTATTGTACACCCTCTCTGAGGCAAGGGGACGATTCATCACGGAAATGGCAGGACAAGACCTCGGAACGATGGTTGCCGTAGATGCAGAGCATGGGAAAGTCAAAGAGATCATATCGTCAGTTGAGGGTGTATGGGTTGCCAATCTTAACGCCCCGAAACAAACGATCATTTCCGGAACAAGACCAGGCATAGAAGAGGCTGTGAAACGTCTTGAAGCGCAGGGAATACGGACCCGTTCCATACCCGTTTCCTGTGCATTTCATTCGCCGCTGATGGCTCCGGCACGGGATCGACTGGCAGAGTTCCTCTCAACCATTGAAGTCGCTACTCCTAAGCTGGATGTCTTTTCCAACACCACATCAGAACCTTATCCTCAGCGCCCAGAGGACATTACCTCCCTTCTGAGTAAACATCTGGTACAACCGGTAGAGTTTGCAGGTGAAATCTGGGCAATGTACCGTGCCGGTGCCCGTATCTTTATTGAAGTTGGACCGCGCAATGTGCTCACGGGGCTGACGCATCAAATTCTTGATGGACAATCCTATCTAGCCGTGGCATTAAATGTACCTGGTCGGTCAGGCATCATTCAGCTTCTACACGCATTAGGTCAACTAGTGGTTCACGGAGTGCATCTCCAGCTCGATCGCCTCTACCAGGGGAGGGAGGTACGTCAGCTCAAACTCGACGCACTCGTCGAAGATACAAGGGAACAGCCGCTCCCACTAACAACCTTGCTGGTTGATGGCAGCCGGGTTCGTCCCCTTCGTGAGAAGACACAAGCAAGGCATGGACAAACCGCAGGGACATATAGCAATACGTCCGTACAGTCAATACCACCCGGTAATAGTGAAATTCCTACTTCAAACGGAGAAGACAGAAACGTCATTCTCCAGTTCCAGAAACTGATGAACCGGTTCCTGGAGGTACAACAGCAGGTTATGCTTGCTTATCTCCGGAGCTCATATGGTGGGCAGATTCCAGAATCCGAAATTTCAGCCTTATTCAAACTCATGGACAATATGTCTCCTCAGGCACGAACATCCCCGCCTTCTCAATCGGTGGAACATTCATCGTTGTTGCCTGAGAAACCTGAACCCATTCCTGGTCAGGAACAGAAACCCTCTTTTGACAGAGAGCAACTGACAACACAACTCCTTCAGATTGTGAGCGAGCGTACCGGCTATCCGCCGGAAATGCTCGGCCTGGATCTCAATATCGAAGCCGATCTGGGCATTGATTCCATCAAACGGGTCGAGATCCTCGGCGCCCTCCAGCATGCCTACCTCTCCAATTATGGAGAGACACAGATGGCAATGGAGGAATTGACGAAAATCAAGACTTTACACGGTATCATTGATTATATCAGTAGCGCCTTTCAATCCCAACCAGGAGATCAGTCAGATAAACCAACTCCTGATCAACAAGCGGCTGTTGCCGCCAGGCTCTCTTTTGTACAGGAACAGAAACCCTCTTTTGACAGAGAGCAACTGACAACACAACTCCTTCAGATTGTGAGCGAGCGTACCGGCTATCCGCAGGAAATGCTCGGCCTGGATCTCAATATCGAAGCCGATCTGGGCATTGATTCCATCAAACGGGTCGAGATCCTCGGCGCCCTCCAGCGTGCCTACCTCTCCAATTATGGAGAGACACAGATGGCAATGGAGGAATTGACGAAAATCAAGACCTTGCGCAGTATTATTGATGCAATCAATAATGCCTTTCAGTCTCCACCTGATTTGAAAACAGATACGGCAACTCTTCAACGTCAGGAAGTTGCACATACTCAAACCTCTTCCGAAGCAAGTACTGATACTGCCGAAGTCTACCGCTGTCTCCTGACGACAGCCAATGCCCCATTAAGGAATCTGCCATTGAAATTAACTCCGGATTCAGTCTTCATCATTACTGACGATGAGCAGGGGATTGCCAGTATACTGTCAGATAAACTCAGAAATCTCGGGGGGGTTGTTATTCTCGTTCGAATGGGTAATAAAACCGCAGAAGCAGAAACAAATCTTTACACGACAGACTTGACGGACCCAACAGGAGTAGCCGACCTCGTGGCCATTGTTCGGAAGAAGCACGGTACAATTACCGGTATCATTCACCTCCTCCCCTTGAAGAAGGGAATGTCCTTTGAAGAAATGGATATGAAAGGATGGAGGAATTGTCTTTCTCTGGAAGCCAAGAGTCTCTTCTATCTTGCCAGGGCAGCAGGCACAGACCTCAAGCGGGCTGCTGAAGCGGGAGGTAGCTGGCTGATAGCGACAACCGGCATGGGCTGTGCATTCAATAACAATACGAAGGAGTTTGTACCTTTTTCCCCGGGCCAGGGTGGAATTGCCGGATTGATCAAGACATTAACCTTAGAGTGGCCACGTGTCTGTTGCAAGGTAATTCATTTAGGCAAAGAAAAACAGAATCCAGCCATAGCAGATAATCTGCTCTGTGAGATGACCGGTAATAGCAAACAGGCCGAAGTTGTCTACAGGGATTCGCATCGATTCATTCTTAAGCCCAGGAAGGTTCTCCTGGATCAGAACGTCCCGGACAATCTGACCATTGATTCAAAATGTGTCATACTTATTACCGGTGGTGCCAGAGGCATCACGGCTGAGGTGGCTTGCGAACTGGCAAAGCGCTACCGGCCTACCCTCATACTGGTTGGACGTGCCCCTTTGCCTGTATCTCATGAGTCCTCTGAAACCGCAGAACTCATCTCGCCGCAAGAACTCAGGTCGGCGCTAATCAACCGGATGAACCAGCAGGGACAACTGGTCACTCCTGCCCAGGTTGAAGCTTCATATTCTCATCTGATACAGGAGAGAGAAATGCGGAATAACCTGTCGGTGATGCAGCAGGCCGGGGCAACCGTGCGGTACTATCAGGCAGATGTTGCCGATGAGCATATCTTCAGTAACCTCATCGATGAAGTCTATCGTTCCTATGGCAGGCTGGATGGCGTCATTCACGGCGCCGGAGTTATCGAAGACAAGTTGCTTGAAGATAAGACTCCTGATTCTTTTGATCGGGTCTTTCATACAAAAGCCGATAGCGCCTTCATCCTCAGCCGCAAACTTCGACCCGATTCGCTCAAGTTCCTGGTTTTTTTCTCTTCAGTGGTCGGGTGTTTCGGCAACCGTGGTCAGAGCGATTATGCTGCCGCAAATGAAGTGCTGAATAAACTGGCGGCTTACCTGGACAACCGATGGCCGGCGCGGGTTGTGGCGATCAATTGGGGTCCGTGGGATAAGACAGGGATGGTTTCAGCGGAAACGAAAAGACAGTTTGCTGAGCGCGGTGTTCAACTCGTTTCACCCAGAACAGGCCGGCGATTGTTCGATGAGGAACTCCGATTGGGCAGGAAGGGAGAAACCGAGGTTGTTATTGGAAACGGGCCATGGTCTGATTTTGAGGTCGAACAAATGACCTCTCCTCCAGATACACTTCCCCTCCTTAATGGTGCACCACTGCGGCTGGAAAGTGATGGTACTGTTGAGTTTGTCCGGGCACTGGATCCGGCATTTGATTTATACTTGCAGGACCACCGGCTTGATGGAAAGCCTGTGCTGCCAATGACTATGGCAATGGAGTTGATGGCAGAGGTCGCTCAAAAAGGATGGCCAGAGTGGGAGATTGCGGGTATTCAATCCCTTGCTCTCATTCGGGGGATTGTTATGGGTAATGGCACCCGTGATATCCGTATCGTAGCTCAACCACAGTCTCATTCTTCCCATGAAAATCTGACTCGCGAGATAAAAATGGAAATTTACGAATTGAATAAGCCGGGTCATCCCTGTTACCGTGCAATAGTACAGTTAGGGAAGCGGCTTCCATCGCCCCCACTGTACGATTCCGGGGTACTCTGCGGGCTTCGTCCGTTTCCCATAACAGTAGATGACATTTACCGGCGCTGGCTGTTTCATGGTCCTTGTTTTCAAGGCATATCAACGATTGAAGGAATCAATCACCAGGGGATATGTGCCTTCCTTCTTCCATCGTCACCAGACCAATGCCTTAATCAGGATACCGGCAGCCGGTGGTTGATCGATCCGGTACTCCTTGACTGTAGCTTACAGCTCGCTATCCTGTGGGAGCGTTTCCATTACGATATGACACCGCTTCCTACCGGTTTTAAATCTTACCGCCGTTTTGGTTCTCCTTCTGATTCACCGGTTCGTTGTTCTCTGGAGGCATACCCCCGCCATGGCGGGCATATTCTTTCAGTGAATATTTACTTCCTCGATACTGCCGGCCGGATGCTGGCTTTCATGGAGGGGGTAGAAGCTTCGTGCAGCAAAGCACTGAACCGGCTCGCCGGTGTTGCCGCACCAGCCAGAGGAAACAACGAATGA